A window of Streptomyces sp. NBC_01689 genomic DNA:
CAGTCCGCGTCCATGCACGCCACCAGCTCGTCCGGGCGGTGGTCCTTGACCAGGCGGTCGATGAAGTCGAGCAACCCGCGCACGGCGTTCACCGGCGTGCCGTCCGGGGCTCTCACCGAGTCGGGGACCCCGAAATAGGCCCGGAAGTACAGGGAGGCGGTGTCGAGCAGCATCAGGCGTCTGGTCACGCCTCGCATCATGCCGTACGCCACTGACAGTGACCTGGACCACTCCCGTGTTTGCTTTGTGTAAGCGGGGGCAGGCGCGGCATCGGGAAGCGCCCGGTTGCTTTTTCAACCGATCACGGCGATCGCACCGATCACGGTGATCACACCGGTCACGGCGATTCGCGATCAGCGCGATCGCGCCGACCAGACCCGTCGCACCGATCAGACCGATCGAAGCGTCCGAACGAGAGGCACACGTGTCATCCAGGCTTGAGGCCGAGCATCTGTACAAGGTGTTCGGGAGACGACCGGAAGAGGCGGTGGAACGACTCCGCCAGGGAACCGACCGGGAGGAGCTGCGCGCCGACGGCACCACCGCCGCGGTGATCGACGCGTCCTTCTCGGTCGACCCGGGCCAGATCTTCGTCGTCATGGGTCTGTCCGGCTCCGGCAAGTCCACGCTGCTGCGCATGCTCAACGGACTCCTGGAACCCACCGCGGGACAGGTGCGGTTCGACGGCGAGGACCTCACCGCGCTCAGCGACCGGGACCTGCGCGAGGTCCGCTCGAAGAAGATCAGCATGGTCTTCCAGCACTTCGCGCTCTTCCCGCACCGCAGTGTCCTGGAGAACGCGGCGTACGGCCTGGAGGTCCAGGGCGTACCGGCCGCCGAGCGCCGGAAGCGCGCCACCGAGGCGCTGGAACTGGCCGGGCTCGCGGGCTGGGAGAAGTCCTGGCCCGACGAACTGTCCGGCGGGATGCAGCAGCGTGTCGGCCTGGCCCGCGCGCTGGCCACCGACGCCGATCTGCTGCTGATGGACGAGTCGTTCAGCGCGCTCGACCCGCTGATCCGCCGTGACATGCAGGACCAGCTCATCGAGCTGCAGAAGAAGCTCAAGAAGACCATCGTGTTCATCACGCACGACCTCAACGAGGCCATGCGGCTCGGCGACCGGATCGCCGTCATGCGCGACGGACGCATCGTCCAGATCGGCACCGCCGAGGACATCCTCGTACGCCCCGCCGACGACTACGTCGCCTCCTTCACCCAGGACGTCGACCGCTCCCGGGTGCTGACGGCGGGCGCCGTCATGGACACCGACGTACGGGGCGACGAGGCCGACTGCGACTGCGAGACGGCGCTGCCCGACACCTCGTTCGTGGACCTGTGCGCCATCAGCGCGCGCCTCACGCACCCGGTCGCGGTGGTCGACGCGGGGGGCGGACTGGTCGGTGTCGTGCCGCGGCGCCGGCTCGTCGCCTTCCTGGGCGACGAGCAGGACGGACCCGGCCGCTGTACGCAGCCGCGAGACGAGGCGGTGACGGCCCGTGCCTAGGATTCCCTTCGGTGACTGGGTCAACGACGTGGTCGACTGGCTGCTGAACCACATGGCGTGGCTCTTCGACTTCCTCAAGACCGTCTTCTCGGGCACCTACGACGGCATCGACGCCGTTCTCCAGGCGCCCCAGCCGCTCCTGCTCGCGGGCATCTTCGCGGTGATCGCGTTCTGGCTGCGCGGTACCTCCGCGGGTGTCCTCACCTTCGTGGGATTCGCCTTCATCGATTCCCTCGAACTGTGGGAGGACGCGATGGTGACCCTCTCGCTGGTCCTCGTCGCCACGCTCATCGCGCTCGTCGTCTCGGTGCCCGTCGGCATCTGGGCGGCGCGCTCCGACCGGGTCAGCGGCTTCGTCAGGCCGGTGCTCGACTTCATGCAGACGCTGCCCGCGATGATCTACCTCATCCCGGCGATCCTGTTCTTCGGCACCGGAGCGCCCGCCGGCATCGTCGCCACCCTGATCTTCGCGCTGGCACCCGGTGTCCGCATGACCGAGCTGGGCATCCGGCAGGTCGACAGGGAACTCGTGGAGGCCGCCGACGCGTTCGGCACCACCCCGCGCAGCACCCTGCTGCGCATCCAGCTGCCGCTGGCGCTGCCCACCGTCATGGCGGGCGTCAACCAGGTCATCATGCTGGGCCTGTCGATGGCCGCCATCGCGGGCATGGTCGGCACCGGCGGCCTCGGCGGCGACGTCAACGAGGCCATCGGCCAGCTGAACGTCGGTCTCGGTTCCGAGGCGGGCGTCGCCATCGTCATCCTGGCCATCTACCTCGACCGGATGACCGGCGCCCTCGGCACCCAGGTCTCGCCGCTCGGCCGCCGCGCCGCCGCGAAGCTGCGTGCCGCGCAGGGCCTGCGGATCTGGTCCTACCGGCCCCGGCCCGCCGTCGCGATGGTGGGCGTCGTCGTCCTCGCGCTGGTCGCGGGCGGCATGGGCGTGTTCGGCGGTACGGACTCGACGTCCGCCGCGGCCGACGGCGACAACGTCGGCCAGGGCAAGAAGGTCAGCATCGGCTACATCCCGTGGGACGAGGGGGTCGCCTCCACCTTCCTGTGGAAGGAGATCCTGGAGGAGCGCGGTTTCGACGTCGACACCAAGCAGTTCGACGCGGGTCCGCTCTACACCTCCCTCGCCCAGGGCGACGTCGACTTCGAGACGGACTCGTGGCTGCCGACCACCCACGCGGAGTACTGGAAGAAGTACGGCAAGCAGCTCGACGACCTGGGCTCCTGGTACGGCCCCACCTCGCTGGAGCTGACCGTGCCCTCGTACATGAAGGGCGTCGACTCGCTGGAGGACCTCAAGGGCAAGGCCGGCACCTTCGGCGGGAAGATCACCGGCATCGAGT
This region includes:
- a CDS encoding quaternary amine ABC transporter ATP-binding protein yields the protein MSSRLEAEHLYKVFGRRPEEAVERLRQGTDREELRADGTTAAVIDASFSVDPGQIFVVMGLSGSGKSTLLRMLNGLLEPTAGQVRFDGEDLTALSDRDLREVRSKKISMVFQHFALFPHRSVLENAAYGLEVQGVPAAERRKRATEALELAGLAGWEKSWPDELSGGMQQRVGLARALATDADLLLMDESFSALDPLIRRDMQDQLIELQKKLKKTIVFITHDLNEAMRLGDRIAVMRDGRIVQIGTAEDILVRPADDYVASFTQDVDRSRVLTAGAVMDTDVRGDEADCDCETALPDTSFVDLCAISARLTHPVAVVDAGGGLVGVVPRRRLVAFLGDEQDGPGRCTQPRDEAVTARA
- a CDS encoding ABC transporter permease/substrate binding protein; its protein translation is MPRIPFGDWVNDVVDWLLNHMAWLFDFLKTVFSGTYDGIDAVLQAPQPLLLAGIFAVIAFWLRGTSAGVLTFVGFAFIDSLELWEDAMVTLSLVLVATLIALVVSVPVGIWAARSDRVSGFVRPVLDFMQTLPAMIYLIPAILFFGTGAPAGIVATLIFALAPGVRMTELGIRQVDRELVEAADAFGTTPRSTLLRIQLPLALPTVMAGVNQVIMLGLSMAAIAGMVGTGGLGGDVNEAIGQLNVGLGSEAGVAIVILAIYLDRMTGALGTQVSPLGRRAAAKLRAAQGLRIWSYRPRPAVAMVGVVVLALVAGGMGVFGGTDSTSAAADGDNVGQGKKVSIGYIPWDEGVASTFLWKEILEERGFDVDTKQFDAGPLYTSLAQGDVDFETDSWLPTTHAEYWKKYGKQLDDLGSWYGPTSLELTVPSYMKGVDSLEDLKGKAGTFGGKITGIESSAGMMGLLKNKVLKEYGLDKEYKVVDSSTPAMLAELKRAYAKKQPVVVTLWSPHWAYSDYDLKKLKDPKGAWGKGDGVHTLSRKGFAQDNPVVGRWLKNFKLTEKQLTGLEAEINKVGKGKQQDAVRTWLKKNPGVVDKLAPTGKASAAPAEAKRPLDIAWFPWDEDVAVTYLWKNVLARRGYQLNLKQMDVGPVYTGLASGDLDLNFDAWLPYAQSNYWDQHKNDLKDLGTWYAPTSLEIAVPSYVKGVKSLADLKGKAGTFGGKIIGIEPGTGEMNLLKKKVLPGYGLDKEYKVVDGSTPAMLAELKRAYAKKQPVAVVLWSPHWAYSEYKLTKLADDKKLFGEGNTIRTISSEKFPEQYPQLARWIKNFKMSEDELGTLESEIKKRGQGHEEDAVAAWLKGHPDVVDRMAPR